The sequence AAATATTTAAGAGGTAAGCTATGCCAGAAGTGATAATCAATGGAAATAGTTATAGGTTCGAAGAGGGAGAGACCATTCTTGATATAGCAAAAAGAAATGATATTCAAATACCTGTAATGTGTTACCTCGAACACATTACCCCAACAGGGGCCTGTAGATTGTGCCTTGTTGAGGTGGAGGGGTATTCGAAACCGATGGCTGCTTGCGTTACCTATGCGGTGGATGGAATGAAGGTACTTACTGATACTGAGGAAGTGAGAAAACAAAGAAATAGAATGATGGAGTTTATTCTAATAAAACATCCCCTCGATTGTCCGGTATGTGATAAAGCTGGTGAATGTATGCTTCAGGATACGGCTTACAGCTTTGGCATCAGAGAGGAATCTGTGAAATCCCAGAAACCAAACAAGCCTGTTTTTGATTGGAGTATGATAGTTCATGATGCAAACCTATGTATACTTTGTGAAAGATGTGTCAAAGTCTGCCATGAAATAACTGGGAACAGTGCCCTGAAGATAGAGGATAGAGGGTTTAATAATATCATTGTTCCAGTTAAGGGTGAAACCTTAAATTGCGATTTTTGTGGATTGTGCGTGGATTTTTGTCCTGTAGGTGCTCTGCTGGACAAGCCTTACAAACATAGTGTTCGCAGTTGGGATCTTGAAAAGATAAAAAGTGTTTGTGTGATGTGCCCATTGGGGTGTAATGTGGAATACGATGTGAAGGAGGATGAGGTCTACAGGGCGAGGTCAACATGTGATACCTTTATATGTGCGTTGGGCAGATACACCTACAAACATCCGGATAACCCTGCGAGGATAACTTACCCTTCAGAAAACAGTGGAGGGTTTAAACAGATTGCGTTAGAGGATCTTATACAAAAAGTGGCTACCAACATCAGATCTGCTGTAAACAATTATAAAAGCGATTCAATAGCGTTGCTTTTGGGTAGTAGATTGCCAACAGAGGCTATTTTTGCGTACAAGCGTTTTGCTGAAAAAAATGGGTTCAGGGTTTTATCAGATGTGGATTTTGAGGCAAACGGTTATTATGAGCTATACTATAAAAAGTTTGGTTCATTTGCCAGCAAAGGCGGTATAAGTGAGATAAAGAATTCTGATCTTATATTTGTAATAGGATCAGATCTTTCTACTGAGGCTTTGGGGATCAAGTGGAATATCATGAATGCAGTGATAAAAAACAACTCTAGACTTGTTACCATAGGCCTTAAACGTTACGAATATGATTTCTTTACTGATGCCTCACTGCTTGCAGATTATGGTAACTTTGCAAGTATATTCGAACAAATTAAAAATGGCTCAGATCAGATTTCAAAGGATATCTTAGAATATATAGCTAAAGCAAATAGGGTGACCATTATTGTAGGCAATGAATATATAAATGCTGAGACCCAGCTCGAATCTGTGTTTGCCTTTGCTGATTTTATTGGTCAGGAGAAGTTACACTGTTTTATAAATGTAAGCGACAAAACAAATATAAACGCCATATTTAAAGCTGGGCTTGGGACAAAAAGATCTGAAACAGCTAAGTTTTTGACAGATCTTGAGGATGATAAGATAAAGGTTATTATATCTGCAGCATTTTATCCCTACAACACCTTTGGAACATATAAGCGATTAGCAAAATCGATTTCAAAAGCTGAGCTAATAGCAGTGGATATGTACGAGAATGACTTTACTAAAAATGCTAAATACTTTATCCCTGTGGCTTCGTCTTTAGAAGCTGAGTATAGCTACCTGACGTTGGATGGAAGATTAGTAAAGACTAAACAGGTATTAAATCGTAGGGGAGCATCGTTAACGGACGTTGAGTTTGTGGGTATGTTGTCTAAAGCATTTGATGATAACATTCCTACTAGTGGTGCCCTTTATTTTGACAGCTTTGTATCTGGTAAAAATGGTATCCCTGCAATAACCTTCGAAGAGATCGATGGCACCATTAGGATAACCGAAGATCTCCAGTATAACATAACTTCATATACCTACAACGAACCACCTAAGGGGACAAAAGAGGTGTATGTCAACTCTAAATATCACAATGGGATACTTACAAAATATGCTGCAGTAAAGTGTGAAGATGAGTTATGTAAGAGAGATTATTATTTTGAGCCGTCAGCACAGATCATATCCGGGCCGGATGCCTGTTATGCTGGTAGCTGTAGTATTAGTACTTCGGTTGCTAAAGGGGTTGTTTTAATTCCAAAAGTGTGATATGGCCGGGGCTTTACCCGGCCTTTTGATAGATAAAGGGCTGTACATTTGAAGTTGATTTTTTTTGTTTCGCGTCATATAATTTACCCATGTTTACATTAAGAAGTAGACTTATTTTTTTGATGGTATTTTTGTATATTTTAGTTGCTATAGTTTTGTTTATCATCAGCCAGCAGTCCCAGAAAGCGATAATAAACGAGATAAATGATAACATAGAGGATTTGACAAAAGCTATACAACTGAGTGTCCAAAATTTAACATCAGAAAATCTCGATACCCAAAATCAGGTGGAAGAGTTGGTGAAAAAGTTTAGGAAAAAGGGGGTCAGTGAGGTTTCGATTCTTTCTGATACAAAGGAGATCATAGCTAGTTCTAATCCTACGAAGATTGGAAAAACTGTAAACAAGGCCCTCCAGACTGATTTCCTTATAAAGGCAGAACTTGGTTCTAAATCTGAGAGTGATAAAATAAAGGAGATCAGTTTGCCCATCGTCATTGGAGATGAAAAGTATGGGTATGTTAATGTGGTACTTCATTTGGATACTTTCACAACAATCCAGCAGAGGCACTTTTATCTGAGGCTCATTACGACGATGGGGATCTTCATATTTGGTACGGTACTGATTGTTTTTTTGACATCCCAATACTTAAAACCTATAG is a genomic window of Calditerrivibrio sp. containing:
- a CDS encoding 2Fe-2S iron-sulfur cluster-binding protein, with the translated sequence MPEVIINGNSYRFEEGETILDIAKRNDIQIPVMCYLEHITPTGACRLCLVEVEGYSKPMAACVTYAVDGMKVLTDTEEVRKQRNRMMEFILIKHPLDCPVCDKAGECMLQDTAYSFGIREESVKSQKPNKPVFDWSMIVHDANLCILCERCVKVCHEITGNSALKIEDRGFNNIIVPVKGETLNCDFCGLCVDFCPVGALLDKPYKHSVRSWDLEKIKSVCVMCPLGCNVEYDVKEDEVYRARSTCDTFICALGRYTYKHPDNPARITYPSENSGGFKQIALEDLIQKVATNIRSAVNNYKSDSIALLLGSRLPTEAIFAYKRFAEKNGFRVLSDVDFEANGYYELYYKKFGSFASKGGISEIKNSDLIFVIGSDLSTEALGIKWNIMNAVIKNNSRLVTIGLKRYEYDFFTDASLLADYGNFASIFEQIKNGSDQISKDILEYIAKANRVTIIVGNEYINAETQLESVFAFADFIGQEKLHCFINVSDKTNINAIFKAGLGTKRSETAKFLTDLEDDKIKVIISAAFYPYNTFGTYKRLAKSISKAELIAVDMYENDFTKNAKYFIPVASSLEAEYSYLTLDGRLVKTKQVLNRRGASLTDVEFVGMLSKAFDDNIPTSGALYFDSFVSGKNGIPAITFEEIDGTIRITEDLQYNITSYTYNEPPKGTKEVYVNSKYHNGILTKYAAVKCEDELCKRDYYFEPSAQIISGPDACYAGSCSISTSVAKGVVLIPKV